From a region of the Leishmania donovani BPK282A1 complete genome, chromosome 24 genome:
- a CDS encoding CMP-sialic acid transporter, putative, whose protein sequence is MHIQRQASEGSLKATRVKRHPRVWADAAGASPLCPRKRCVSPAPPQTLSSSTPLSPSTVAACSDESLKKHFVCRSSRSRTSHHHHCSVDMANFPSPVWVRRYVLNFNAVALVLLAVQNAGYLVLISYSQQQGKEYPLAAGGAEPEEEEVRTVTFKA, encoded by the coding sequence CACCCGCGTGAAGCGGCATCCCCGAGTGTGGGCCGATGCGGCGGGCGCCTCCCCCCTGTGTCCTCGCAAGCGGTGTGTCTCGCCTGCACCTCCCCAAACGCTCTCTTCCTCaacgcctctctcgccctccaccgtcgccgcgtgCTCTGACGAATCTCTCAAGAAACATTTTGTCTGCCGCTCCTCCCGCTCTAGGACgtcacaccaccaccattgCAGCGTCGACATGGCCAATTTTCCTTCGCCAGTGTGGGTGCGGCGCTACGTGCTCAACTTCAAtgccgtggcgctggtgctgctaGCGGTGCAGAACGCCGGGTATCTAGTCCTGATAAGCTattcgcagcagcagggaaAAGAGTACCCGctggctgctggcggtgcagaaccggaagaagaggaggtgcgtACGGTCACCTTCAAGGCT
- a CDS encoding aspartate aminotransferase, putative has protein sequence MLRHVCSSAVVACSAGLAPISCRRVGSTSYFSAVPRAPPDAIMGIAADFAKDMCPNKVNLCVGVYRDEQNKPFVLESVRKAMSHIVERDTQMDYAPIAGLPSFVNSVQRLCFGKPMLDVQGDRIASAQTLSGTGALHLGVQLLQRSSGGSGTATLHIPSPSYPNHLNILQHVNVEASYYPYYNLSTHRLNIDAMLNYLRQLPAGSVILLHACAHNPTGCDPTPEEWQQIVDVICRSDLIPFVDMAYQGFATGDIERDAYVLRALNQQEVPTYLVAQSLAKSFGLYGHRTGALHIRCTTQKEKVNVLSQLQSTIRATYSNPPIFGARIADEILRTPQLRELWKSELNQMSSRLQDVRHRLVAQLRACGSTRDWEYLEKGVGMMSLTGLTEDQVMALQQKYSVYLTRNGRIAFSGLSSENVAYVAQSIHDVSR, from the coding sequence ATGCTTCGCCACGTATGCTCGTCCGCCGTCGTGGCCTGCAGTGCTGGCCTGGCGCCGatcagctgccgccgtgtAGGGTCGACGAGCTACTTCTCGGccgtgccgcgcgcgcctccgGATGCCATCATGGGCATTGCTGCGGACTTCGCCAAAGACATGTGTCCAAACAAGGTAAACCTTTGCGTCGGAGTCTACCGTGATGAGCAGAACAAGCCCTTTGTGCTGGAGTCCGTGCGCAAGGCAATGTCGCACATTGTGGAGCGCGACACGCAGATGGACTACGCGCCCATTGCGGGTCTGCCATCCTTCGTGAATAGCGTGCAGCGGCTATGCTTTGGAAAGCCAATGCTGGACGTTCAAGGCGACCGCATCGCCTCGGCACAGACTCTTAGTGGCACCGGTGCCCTGCATCTTGGCGTGCAGCTACTGCAGCGCTCCTCTGGTGGCTCCGGCACCGCGACGCTGCACATCCCGAGCCCCTCCTACCCGAATCACCTGAATATCCTGCAGCATGTGAACGTTGAGGCTAGCTATTACCCGTACTACAATCTGAGTACGCATCGCTTGAACATCGATGCCATGCTCAACTatctgcgccagctgcccGCCGGCTCCGTCATCTTGCTGCACGCCTGTGCGCACAACCCGACTGGGTGCGATCCTACGCCAGAGGAATGGCAGCAGATTGTAGACGTCATCTGCCGAAGCGATCTCATTCCGTTCGTTGACATGGCATACCAGGGTTTTGCGACGGGCGACATCGAGCGCGATGCCTACGTCCTGCGCGCGTTGAATCAGCAAGAGGTCCCCACGTACCTGGTGGCCCAGTCGTTGGCGAAGAGCTTCGGTCTCTACGGGCATCGCACTGGCGCCCTGCACATCCGCTGCACCACGCAGAAGGAGAAAGTGAATGTcctgtcgcagctgcagtcgaCGATTCGCGCCACGTACAGCAACCCTCCCATCTTCGGTGCTCGCATCGCGGACGAGATTTTGCGGacaccgcagctgcgcgagctgtgGAAGTCGGAGCTGAACCAGATGTCTAGCCGACTGCAGGATGTTCGGCACCGTCTTGTCGCCCAGCTGCGCGCCTGTGGCTCGACGCGCGACTGGGAGTACCTCGAGAAAGGTGTGGGTATGATGTCGCTGACGGGGCTGACGGAGGATCAggtgatggcgctgcagcagaagtACAGCGTCTACCTGACGCGCAACGGTCGCATCGCGTTTTCTGGACTGAGCTCCGAAAATGTGGCCTACGTCGCTCAGTCCATCCACGATGTGTCCCGGTAG
- a CDS encoding ppg3-related protein-like protein, translated as MLKDQDRGRRAKRKHAQASSSFDRWREQTQRRGADAHGSGVEYHSHMDDGGHVDPQSIGRAALGHRSSHAPLPWSPLPYPVPPPGQHSRLEELEGLLLTQGHYNHLFPAAAVCDEVGCNVISLPQVTPASRTLDMPPSDAASSYSHGGLADSLCGAVDGMAKDGRRSVAMGGSLFLSTPHRHTQEVMGRCALPNGGTDATGAISAAELEAERYIARLEEEVQTLMMEISDKDRCIVLMSAAKDAMAVQLQEQITRGSLISDESATRQMLSYSFMRTVAFQKTQEESNRALELNTQISVLKYELKLAETMLAQSQSSVTAATSQHQQQLFKEKKGEDELARSLSTTLRSLLQDEYGRLAQLVSEMPSKVQMIMSASGSTPHGEGDNAAKDAAAPQQRRLHELLESLLAPCGGAAASPVGAASSAACALASTPSPSPPALKDADSSHLVRLVSRVCRHHAAMTDLYCAEAGRKAALAQYEGDIVRLISAKQSALTWAALYQEKKDEAKHLQETIMSLRDELRAARGQRQRVVSSGPGAGSGMGSAISTRRYEAYAAPYVPSSAKLRRSSHDAPESSSFSPQMKPRRVAAIKMPIGVLREEARRLGALPASYYRPLVRRASLSMSSLSASSSPANAERKLRIQDQKLEASGKRSGSEEASVASAVVEVLTVVGSSSHACSPAVSVRRAAPRQLESGGTSPSAQSPRAALIRKDKARRSAAQSQSRVRDPRQRLETTRQKCSSRTVVSSSSSSSCKSEVLPAARALKVATLKRVFAAERASSSESSSSASSVSVLSHTKPQRAAAKPTATTAKQQPHPKAVHNSFDDSDNDSSEAGAATVPESTFDTSHRLSTSKLAAAGTPAKTAVSSKTTTSAAAASKNSKKRRAKAGSDNDASSANVSMSSLSSVAVKTTYGGLSTSARTIENKGTSAASAKPTHMRRSSFDEDDNDDGAEDSSSSSDNTLTTPAPAPRAKVGSSTARASTAATKPSAEKRSVSATTNTAPSTSRFGEAASKTSCAKPAKLKLPTW; from the coding sequence aTGCTGAAAGACCAGGATCGCGGCAGACGGGCCAAGAGAAAGCACGCGCAGgcctcttcttctttcgACCGCTGGCGTGAACAAACGCAGCGGCGTGGTGCTGACGCACACGGTAGCGGAGTGGAGTACCACTCTCACATGGACGATGGAGGCCACGTCGACCCGCAAAGCATCGGCCGGGCTGCGCTgggccaccgcagcagccacgcgccgctgccttggTCGCCGTTGCCGTACCCTGTCCCCCCTCCGGGTCAGCACAGCCGCCTGGAAGAGTTAGAAGGGCTGTTGCTCACGCAAGGACACTACAACCATCTTTTCCCAGCGGCCGCTGTATGCGACGAGGTGGGCTGTAACGTCATCAGCTTACCGCAGGTGACGCCCGCGAGCCGCACTCTGGATATGCCACCCAGCGATGCGGCATCTTCGTACtcgcacggcggcctcgcAGACTCGCTCTGCGGTGCCGTGGACGGAATGGCCAAGGATGGCCGCCGCTCTGTCGCGATGGGCGGGTCGTTGTTTCTCAGCACACCCCACCGCCACACTCAGGAGGTGATGGGCCGCTGTGCGCTGCCGAACGGCGGCACCGATGCGACGGGTGCCATCAGCGCAGCCGAGTTAGAGGCAGAGCGGTATATTGCGCGTCTcgaggaagaggtgcagACGCTGATGATGGAGATCTCTGACAAGGATCGCTGCATTGTCTTGATGTCGGCTGCGAAGGATGCGATGGCGGttcagctgcaggagcagatCACAAGAGGGAGCCTAATCTCGGACGAGAGCGCCACGCGGCAGATGCTGAGCTACAGCTTTATGCGTACGGTGGCGTTCCAGAAGACACAAGAGGAGAGTAACCGGGCACTGGAGCTCAACACCCAAATCTCCGTTCTCAAATACGAGCTGAAGCTTGCAGAGACCATGCTAGCGCAGTCGCagagcagcgtcaccgccgcgacaTCTCAACACCAACAGCAGCTGTtcaaagaaaagaagggcgAGGACGAGCTCGCCCGCTCCTTATCCACCACTTTACGGTCTCTCCTGCAGGACGAGTACGGCCggctcgcgcagctcgtgTCAGAGATGCCAAGCAAGGTGCAGATGATAATGTCCGCAAGCGGTAGCACGCCGCACGGCGAGGGCGACAATGCCGCAAAGGATGCGGCGGCAccccagcagcgacggctgcACGAATTGCTAGAGTCTCTGCTCGCCccgtgcggtggtgcggcagcctCGCCGGTCGGCGCAGCATCATCTGCCGCCTGTGCTTTGGCCAGCACcccatcgccgtcgccaccggcgctCAAGGACGCGGACTCGTCGCACCTTGTTCGCCTTGTCTCCCGCGTGTGCCGCCATCACGCTGCCATGACGGATCTCTACTGCGCCGAGGCCGGCCGGaaggcggcgttggcgcagTATGAGGGCGACATTGTGCGCCTCATCAGTGCCAAGCAAAGCGCGCTTACCTGGGCGGCGCTGTATCAGGAGAAGAAGGATGAGGCCAAGCACCTGCAGGAGACGATAATGAGCCTGCGGGACGAACTGCGGGCTGCACGAGGGCAGAGGCAACGAGTCGTCAGCAGCGGCCCGGGCGCGGGTAGCGGGATGGGTAGCGCCATCAGCACGCGGAGGTACGAGGCGTACGCTGCGCCGTATGTGCCTTCTTCCGCGAAGCTGCGAAGGTCGTCACATGATGCGCCTGAAAGCTCCTCTTTCTCACCGCAGATGAAGCCTCGACGAGTTGCTGCCATCAAGATGCCGATCGGCGTACTGCGAGAAGAGGCTCGGCGCCTCGGAGCCCTGCCGGCGTCGTACTACCGGCCGCTTGTCAGGCGCGCATCCCTGTCAATGAGCTCTCTCTCCGCATCAAGCAGTCCGGCGAACGCGGAACGGAAGCTGCGGATTCAAGACCAGAAGCTTGAGGCAAGTGGCAAGCGCAGTGGCTCTGAGGAGGCGTCTGTGGCGTCTGCTGTTGTCGAAGTGCTCACAGTCGTCGGCAGCTCGAGTCACGCGTGCAGCCCGGCTGTGTCCGTCCGTCGAGCCGCACCGCGCCAGCtggagagcggcggcacgtcgccgtcggcacaGTCGCCTCGGGCGGCGCTGATACGCAAAGACAAGGCTCGACGCTCTGCTGCGCAGTCGCAGTCGCGGGTGCGTGACCCGAGACAGCGCTTAGAGACGACGCGTCAGAAGTGTAGCTCACGAACGGTTGTCTCCagctcgtcgtcctcgtcatgTAAAAGCGAGGTACTTCCCGCTGCCCGCGCGCTGAAGGTGGCAACGTTGAAGCGCGTCTTcgcagcggagagggcgagTAGCTCGGAGTCCTCatcctcggcctcctccgtATCTGTACTCAGCCACACCAAGCCGCAGAGGGCGGCTGCCAAGCccacagcgacgacggcgaagcagcagccccaTCCGAAGGCAGTGCACAACTCCTTTGACGACTCCGACAACGATTCGAGCGAAGCGGGAGCAGCAACGGTGCCAGAGAGCACTTTCGATACGTCGCACCGACTTTCGACCTCAAAGCTGGCAGCAGCCGGTACGCCTGCCAAGACCGCCGTGTCCAGCAAGACGAccacctcggccgccgcggcgtccaAGAACTCAAAGAAGCGACGCGCAAAGGCAGGGAGTGACAATGACGCGTCGTCTGCCAACGTCAGCATGTCGTCGCTCTCATCTGTAGCTGTGAAGACCACATACGGCGGCCTCAGCACCTCCGCGCGTACGATCGAAAATAAGGGCAcaagcgccgcctccgctaAGCCAACTCACATGCGGAGGTCATCCTTTGACGaggacgacaacgacgacggagccgaagacagcagcagcagctccgacaACACCTTGACCACCCCGGCTCCTGCACCACGCGCCAAGGTCGGCTCGAGCACGGCAAGGGCCTCCACCGCGGCAACGAAGCCTTCAGCAGAAAAGCGATCGGTTTctgccaccaccaacacTGCCCCTTCCACTTCCAGGTTCGGGGAGGCGGCATCAAAAACATCATGTGCAAAGCCAGCCAAGCTGAAACTTCCCACGTGGTGA